CACTTAAATCCTACATAATGTAAaactaatatataatttaatttgggATTTAAAATGTTGAAAAGATTTAAgaagttttatttctattttttctatAATGTAGGACATAAAGTAGCATTTTAGAAAAAAgtagaaataacatttttcataATACAATTTATGGTCTTGGCAGTTATCATTTCCCATTTATACACTCGCCACTATACACCAAAAACTCATCGTCAGTCCAAGAAATCAATTTCAAAAACTGGTGAAGGTAGCAATAGCCAACTGCTGCGacactattataaatattaaacacgAAAACTGTAACAGAGTTATTCTCGTAAATTTTGAGCTGTGCACACAATTTTTATTATGCACGAAGGATGTGTCGAACCACTGATTCGCGTGCCAGAAATTACGTTGAATATCTTTATCCTCCATAACGTCTATTTGTATcctttatgtatatatttcagtCAGATCTCGTGCTCCACGACTTTCTGCGCAAATCCACTCACCTTACGAATACAATATTGAATCCGCAAGATCTAGTTATTTCTCTCGCGCGTGTCTAACTGAATACAAGATCCGTTACAGTGTTACTTATATAGTAGCCGCCACTTCAATACAGCTTGCTATGGTTACCGTGGACGTTTTCTTGGTCATTATCCGTGTTCTGGCTCGTTCTGTCGAGCTTATGTCCCCGACGAGGTCATTCGTTTCCTCTTTGAGGCGTTTCAAGGGTGAGGATCCCTTCGAGCTGACTGATCACCACTCGCCGCCGTTTATCCGCGACCTTCCTCATTCTCGTGCGCTTTATTCGCTTTGCTTCGCTCCTCAGTGACGGAGACCACGATATTAGACACTGGATACGCGATAGCGTGTTTCGGGTCACGCGACATTCGATAGATCCAATTGCTAGCTAAGTAAGGCAAAGGAAAATATTatcacagtggctacaaaaggtATTCGtacattattgtatttattgtagtTGGACTGCGCATGTTCatctaaatttgtatttttttaaatataatcaaAGATACAGAATTTTGGTACAAAATTGTTTTACTTGTTATATGTTACAGGGAGTACTACTCCCTggggatattttatatatctctgCTCATCATGCGACATCTCGTGATCCAGGTAAGTTAAGTAACTTATTTAATCCACGTAGTTCCAAAGTTACTTATtctttcataaaaaaaattcttGTTACAGTCGCTGTTGATTAGAAAGTAGTTAAGAATTCATCGACACCGACTTTGTAATTTGTACTATGGATCGTTACAAGTCAGTAAAACACAAAAGTCCAGTGAATTACTTTGGATGGCTATTCTGCAACTGTCCTTTCGGTTTTCACTTTGTTTGGGAGAATAATTCAATAGGCATGGCCGATTCATCGATCTACGCACAGTGAATTTGTTAAACGTCCCATTATAAAAACGATCCTCTGGTTCAAATCGATGTGTACCGTGAGATTTGGTGGGTGTAATGCTCCTACGTGCCTAGAAATATCGATTTCACGTTGTGATCGGAATTTCCACGCGTTTTATGATTACTTAACTATGGTCATTATTGCACCATTTAAGGAACCATATTATACTGCATTTAGCTAGTAGTAGATtatcagaaaattaaatatgGTATACTGGTATAATCAAAAATAGATATGTAAATACAGAATTTGGAAATTAAATGGAagctttttatcttttttttacagaaattaaaaatataattttaataaaaatcgaAACTGATTTGGAGAAATCTTGAAGATCTCAATTAGAATTTCTAAAGAAGTTTATATTGAATATCAAACTGTTCTATATTTGTTAATAGAACGTCTATAATTCAACGAGGGTTCACTAAACTGTTACTGTGCCGGTTTGCTGCAGTTTCAACCGCCCACGTAGGTTCTTATGGATTTTTTCGAGCAGCGCAGTTTTCCGGTTTATGCATTGCGCATATACATAGTCACTGTCTCTGTTCGATAACAGTTGAGTCCGGGTTAAAACTCGTGTGCTACGTTATTACGAGCCTGTGCACCATTCGCAATTCCAAGCTTCTTTGCTTTCCTCCTGCAATGACCATGTAACTACGCTTTCTTTAGTCACGTTCGACTTTCATGCAAATAAGTTCTTTCTGAATCATTTGATTCCTTGGATActaaattttcttaatttttaatataataaagttcctaatattaattggatatatctctgcaaattttttaaatacctatcggtatattttttttaattttattgaacggAAACTACATACAGTATTTATAACAGGAGCAAAAGAATGGATGCGCGTGTGAGACATTATGATTGCATACAAATACACTAAAATAAATTATgcttaaagaaataataatgacTCTTATTGAGTGATACTCCGAACAAGTAGCTCTTTAACCAGGTCGAAAACTGCAGAAATACCATATGTGTACACATTCTCGAGGAATAAATATTATGCTTGTATTAGTAGTAGCTTTAAGTAGAGACATCCTGGTACATCTATCGAATAATGATTTCATCTTTTTATTTAAGATATTTGAAAGAGACAAGGGAACGGATATATGTATAATGGTATTTAGGTCAATGTTACGTCCTTATAAGCAATAACCAGAGGCAGTGGTTACCCTTGTCGGAACAAACTCACCGACTATAGGAAGTCGTCGTTTTTCAGCTTATTCTGAATAATGCATACACGTAAGTCATTGGCAGATGAAAGGCGTAAAATAAAAGTTCTACCAGCGAAAGGAAGTTATGTAAGTATACGAGAGACCTTCCTCTTCAgcatattacaattaattacatacatattatcTTTCACGAGATCACATAAGAAGTGCATGAATTGGGTCATAAAAACATTTTATGACGTTCGATGAGATGCATTGAACGCATGTACATGTAATTCCTTGACCTTGCATCGTGTTTTACTTATACATTTACAATTTACTTAATTAGTTAACTTAAATTTTTgcattaattttttacattaagtttctttaattttctttgAAGAAATTGCTAATTGTATCTTGTGTTGGAATATTCGAAATTTGATTTGATTTCTTTATTAAAGTAAAACAAAActtaatcaattttatatttaaagttTCTTTGAGTTTCTAAGTTAGGTGTTAGTTATCTTATATGAGAATATGAAAAGTTGTAAGTttctaaatttaattatatctaataatttttatcttctttaaGTTTTGAAAAAGATCTATAAAATTCCTTCTGTAAATTTATGTAACTAACATATAAGTTTCAAATATCGTTGTGAAGATTGCTACTAATTAAAAGCTTCATTTGCCAAATTTATTTCCTAAAAAGTAATTCCTATTATTCgaatatcttttaaataaaaatttcaacatATTGATTCTTAAACCCTACATTCACAGGCAAACAAAAGAAGATTTACTCTCGAAACTTTCATGTGCTATAAGTAACAGGTTTCGTGACAAATAAAACAATTGCATATCACTTCCGTCTTTTATATAAACATCTTTTAAAACACGTATAAAACAGAAATACAAGGTACACAAGTTTCCATCTGTTCACAGGATACAACTTACATAATTTCACAAGCGAtagaaaaaattatttcattttaaaaatcCAATACAACTTCACTTGCAGTTACCTACATAAGATAAAACACAAGTCTgattttgatttaaaaaatcaaTATGATTCTACATACAATTTTAGTTATTACCACCCACATATAATTATTTGATTATATTACAAATAATAGCAATTTAATGTAAATTGAATACCAGTTAAAATCAAGTTCAACTCTTTCAATATAATTGCCTAATCATTTGCATGCAAAAATCCAATATATTATGtagtattaaaatattcaatatcaCTCGTACACTATTTTTAACATTGAATCCTGTTTTAGAACGTTAGGGAACTAAGATCACAAGTCATCAAACGATTCAGTGGTAATATTCATAAGCTGGCGAGATGGTCTTCTGATAAACTGGAACAGCAGCATGGGCAATCGTTGGTGCAAAAGCTTTTCCGACCACCGGTACAGAGCTGTGAACCTGAACATGATCGAGGCGCGCTGTTTTTATGTAGGTTGGTTGTTGGACGGACACTCTCTCGATTTTAGTCGCTGGTTCCACGACATTCACTTCTTGGAGAGTTTCAATCGGTCTGCTGACAACAACACGTCGCGTAGAGACGCGTTCGTCAGCAGGTTCTGCGTATTCCGGAGCTGGGGTAGCAGAGATTACACGTCCGCGAACCTGGCCAGCGTCTCCGGCTGCGGATTGGGAGAGGGAGGGATAGCGACCAAAGCCAacctataaaaatataatgcatatttagaaatagaaatatagaAACATAGAAAGCAACTATATTAGTTGATTCATCGCATATATTGGATGATTCATCCTTCAATCGCCAGGAATTCTAGTATTAATAGTTCTTATGAAATTACCTCAGCAACGTTACCACGGGCAGTGAGCAAGTCAATCAGTCTATTCTGGTTCTCTTTGTCCTCTTCAGGGGAAGATTTGGGGCTAACCACAACGCTTGGTGAAGGATCATGTGCAACGAATGGTTCGTTCGATTGTGCACCACCGTTCAAGTTAGTTCTTGCTTGAGCTGCAGGTGCACCGGCCTAGAACAAAAGTAATCGTTAACTCTTAAAGAATAAGGAAAGAATAGTAACTGCAAGGCTTGCGAAAATAAGGAGGCAGCTTCGGTTTCATATTCAAAACTGCAAAAATTGATCACTACGAATATTAGTTGATTATGAATTTGTAGCACATTCCAGAAAGTGATTTAATCTCAAGTCGGCTTTCGTTGGTTTACTCAAATTACTGAAAATCAGAGTTTCTAGTTCAATTTCTAATCATACCTGGCTTTGAGGTCCGAGTCTGCGGAAGTCAGGATTTTCAACCACAACAGTTTCGTCATCGCTGGAGGAGGATGGAGTAGAAGATTCTACAGGAGATGACAAAGATGGTAGAGATGGCAGCGATGGCAGAGATGGCAGAGATGGCAAAGATGGGAGAGATGGAAGAGATGGGAGAGAAGGAAGAGATGGAGATGCTTCGAGACCTGAGAAGTGTTGGAACAGAGGTTGAATGACAGCTGGTCCTTTCTGAGTCTTGGAGGTCGGTTGATCAAGCTCGACTACTGCTGAACCAGCTGGACGAACGACTACGCGTTCTTCAATGTCGAAGAATTGCTTCTGGATTGCTGGGCGGCGTacctaattcataaatattatttaacgtttaaaataaaattttactctTTTATTGGCTTCTTTCCCTTTGAAAAATTGTGAAAGGAAATATAGAAATGGGTACCCACAAAAGATGTtgcgaccgttcgcggagagacgcggtcgcgaggaaaacgcgtcagcgagaggcgtaaattctcgctacgattcggtgaatcgacgccgcgaagtagtcgttcccctgtttcggttaagataacagaggtggttaaatgaatatgacacagtatagtaagttatatttcaccgtttattccaacaacttataacgaaggcagttacgctggtgcgtatgtacgagatgaatgagtgactgatctgcggatGTGTATATATccggttaaaggatgttgaccgctcgaaggatgtaaaatcagtactgtcttgggagacgatgctgtctcggaggaaagctaaggatgggtgtgtctagcgcacgggaccatcggatttgttggtgacgattttagtcaggagagtgagggaataggcttcgttgttaattggttaaacgaagggtcttaaccgccctcgagagaaagtggttagtgggaggaaagttgcagcgtacgtgagaaaactaactttcccttatCCAGctgtggtagacaatagtctttagaaattcttcggaaatagacgtttgtttggtttgaaggacctttactaggaaatctatgagatttatggaaggtacttgaggctattgagggtacgcagtgagtatccgaagacatctgattgccatcttgcccgcggtgtgtggcctgggctaggtagagtgttacgcgacgtaacaaaagAGTTAATATagaatatgaaatttataaataatatattataatttataacgatAATTTCACTACttttaaaatgaaaagaaaaatgaaggaTCTAAAGATAATTCTTACAAGTGAAATAAAGTATTAAAAAGTCTGAATTTAAATATGAGGTGAGAAGAAAGAATAGAAAACAACGAACAGGTAGAGTGTTTAACAGAAAAGGGGGCAATTTGTCAAATTAACAATCACTTACTTCGAATTTTCGAGTAGAAACAGCCGGTTTAACGACGTCTAATTGTTTTTCCAGGAGAGCAGGTTGTGCCTCAATTTTCGTGACTGGCACATGAGAGACAGTTGGCACGTGTTTGACGTATGGTACAGCAGCCACTGCTGGCACTTGGGCAGCGGCATATCCAATGTGTTCTGCTTCAACTTTAGCGGGAACACTATATGCAAGCTGTGCCTCTTGTCCGATATTATTTATGTAAGTTACTCCTGCTGGATTTAAGTAAGGCATCCTAATGGATACAAAACTACTATAGCCACCCTGCAACAGGGCGGCTGCCACTGTGAAGAGAACTCCGAACTTCATCCTGGAATGACATAGTAAATTAACTATGAAATACTAATTATGAAATTTACTAATATCTTTTATTAGTGGACAGTTGCTAGAAAATTAACAATTGTACAGAGTGTATTAAACGTTTTTCTATAATTAGTTAtcttaaaaagattgaaaagtGAAAGTgacaatttttaaagaaaattccaAGCTTTATTCTGAATTGATATTATAAGTAAAGtttgaacattttttaatattctattttttagcatattttattattaaaaagtttaGCAGTTTAGTAATCtccaataaaaaatattggaatattaaaaaatttcaaatctgAACCATAGATATAGTCTCTCCaaaaattttcaaagtttttaaaataggaatataattatttaagttatttataagaaaattaattatagaaaagGGAATATAGTGATGAAGGTAGTAGCATCGATTAGTAATTGAAATAATCATCTAAAAGCACCAGAAGTGTGAAATTAAGAAGTGTTCAGGCCAATTCAGAGAGACAAAGTTACCTTGATCGCCCAAAAATGAAACGACGTGCGAATGAGCGAAGGGGTGTAAGGTGCAAGACTGTCCCATCTGTGGCAGCAGACGTTGCTTATATGGACGTGGTCGTAAAGGGGACCCCTTCTCACAAAACCATCATTGCCTTACCCCTCCCATACGAACAAAGGCTCAAAGTTGACCAAAACTGGGTCGATCTACTTTACTCCTCCACGTGTTCAATCTTCGAGAAACCTGCTCCCTCATAGGAACTGACAGTTATGCATCACCCTGTCCCTATGACACGATCATTAATTTCACCATTTCGCAATATCACACTGGTCATTAAGAGCACTTAATTATTCTGAAAATCCGTTGCTCTTGATTGACTTCTTGTAGTTAATTGTTGAGAAAGATTAATTCTTGGCTAAGGATTTgtaaaaatagtttaatctaTACAACATGATAATCTTCTAGATGATAGAAGTATATAGCATAAATCAATCTGGTAAGTTTGTAACTACACAAAATTTGATTTCGTGGTAATTTGagttttttataattaatgaagAATATTAAGATActcatttaaataataatttatctgAATATTAGTAGAGTATGAATTGAATAATGTCCATGAACGTGAAAAGTTCTCTTTCTTTAACcacttttatttattcatttcttttttctataggATATTAGCTACTTTGATCACAAGAATTTTTACTTATAGGTTTGAGAAATGAATTTATCgcataaaatataattgaaaaagaaatttgtCATCAACGTGCTCGTTTAAAAGCAGTAATCGAAGATTAATGAATGAAGTGGAGCAATTTTGAATGCCAAAGGATTATAGGTATTCGAAAGTGAAAACAGAGAATTCAACTAGGTCGATGCGCCTTTACAATTCGATTGTTATTCGTCCCATGTGCGTGTGGGCCCGTGTAAAATTCATCACTCACGAAATGTTGACGCGAGCTTCTTTTAAAAAAAGTGAAAAGAACGTTTCCTGAACCGATCACATGAAATGTTATTATTCCACGTTCATTTAACAAGACGATAAATATTGAATAGTTACTATTTCcgataatagaatattttgaaGATTAAGACACAAATCTAAGATTTTAATTTACTGAGTTTTGTTAGCTTAGGATTACTTTAGATTGAAATTAAAATCATTATAATCAAGGATAATGCATGGAAAATTCATATTGTTcttgtaaattattttatttcattcaaaagatttttgaaaaaattgatgTGTAAGCAATATGCATACAGATATAGATTTTATCAAAGTATGGCCTTAATCTTAATCCTAAATTAATCCTACATTAATAAACTATAGTAAGCTATAATCTTAGACAAAAGTTATAAagatcttaaaaaaaaaagttttgcGTTGAAAATTAAAGGCTTCTATTATGACTTTGCCATGATCAGTTTTTTCTGCAAAGGTATCAAGGTAatcttctcttatttttttcCTCAACAACATACTTATTTTTTATTGACAATTTAGAGCAACTTACGTCACGcttatatatatttactttcGTATAGGACAGCTCTGGAAATGAAAGACAAAACGATTTAAAAGCAGATTGGAATCTAGAAAGGTCGTGGACATGTTAATTCATTCCTCATTCTCACTGGATTTTATCTTTAATTTCgtttcctataccattattgtAACCTTAAATCTCTTATTCCATTTCATACTACTACAAGCATTCTTTTTGCAGTACTAAGATTGGTAAAATGTCGTGAGCAAAATTGTACGAGTACAAATTCAGTTATTTATTAACAACATCTTGCAATGCTGATTCGAATGATGCAacaatattgaaaattataatcaTATCGGCGATCATCGTTTAATAAATAATGCAGTTCGATTTCGAATTACCAAACTCATTGCAAGCTCTATAATTGCTCAAAAGAAATCACGTTGCTGTTGCGAATTGAACATATGACGACTGATTAATTATTGTTCTGTAACCACATGGTAACTCATGTTAACTTCATTTCAGACTTTACATGGATAGAAGTTGTGAGGGATAATTgtatatcataaatattaattgcgaGTCATTTAACTCGTGATTttcgatttcaaaatttaaatatttacacaaTCGATAAATTGTGCTATTATCTTCTCTTAACAGAGGAGATCCTGGTGCTTAAGTCCGGTCGTCAAGTGATCATTTCAGCCTTGCTCAatatctatgtatgtatatgtaccaAGGTCGGGCGTTGATCAAAGGAATAACGATCGATATTTTCATGCTCTCGATCCAGATGAAAATGTTGCGCAACTTTATGTATACCCTAAACCGGTAATTCGTTCGTACCCTATCTCGCTTTTACTCGTTTATTACATATACCTTAATATGCGCGATAAATCTCTTTATACCCAGTAATTACTTAAAAAAATACTCTTCTTACAGATAGAGATGATGTTTTCAGCGAAAGAAGTACTGTGTGAGTCCTTACGTACGATATGCATCGGAAGATGAAGAAATAATACAAAGTGCTGGAGTCAAGTTACTGATACACATTCGTGCTTAataaaaaaatctataaaacctGATACTTCTGATTCTTCTGCACTGATTCTGATTCTTCTTAACTTTGATCTAATTACAATTTAATCtagatttatttttcatttaattctaattctaattcaTTCATTTACATTATTTTGTAACAACTCAATTGTAGTTCTAACTTCTAATTTTAGttttaatatagaattattatgaTCTTGATAATTATTCTGATCGCAACTTAAAGAActatgataaatttaaaattacttacgtaatttatttataaaaattgacgACAGGCATAAATTTGGTTTTAAGGTGACAGGAAAAATGAAGACCgaagcaataataataaatcatttgTACTTGTAAACAAATTGCTGTTGCTTTAGATGAAGTAGTTGACACGATAAATACTTAAAAGGAAACAGAAAGAAGGAATTATGGAGAGATACGAAGTTAAAACGGAACCGAATCCATTTATCTCACGTCATTTATGACGTTTTACAAGAGAGCAACTGCAAGTCAATGTCAACATCCCATTACATTACTTGAGCATATTTCTTTAGTCACTTACTCTTTAAAAAATGTGTACATAAAATGGgtcatgaaaaataaaatattttatcttatatTAAGGTTAAGTTTAAGCATACTGTTTTTCATTGCACTATCAGATggcatacatatatgtatacttacggtaaaattactatttattcAGTAATTAAATCTTTTAATGATACTATGGATGAATTTGTACCTACtttataattacaattattttttaagttataaCATCCTTGCGAGTGAATTTTCTTCACGGTATTACttaaaaattaacaaagaaatttttacattaaatatttCACATCATTGTAGGGTTAATGAAATATGCATCTAGAAAAAAAACCAATCTGGTAAGTATGCAATAAACATAAATCAAAGGTTCTGCGAACCACTTAAACATCGCTTCAAATGTTATGACTATGTTGAAACAAAAGTCTTCTGTCATACTGGAAACTGGACACTCAGTTATCGTTTCTTCTATAAGGATCTCCTCCCTCTTCCTCGCTCTTCGTCTCTTTCTTTTTGCCCCACTAAACCTTTTCTCATCAGTGAAACCGAAACCGAAAGTAAAATGCATACCGGGCATCGCGTACCGAAAACTGGTTGTCCTTCTTTCGCAATGTCGGTGTGGCTTATAATCCTCAAAAACGTAAAAACAAAAAATCTTTTCCTTATCTTATTGCAAATGATTCGGACCTTTTTCCCCAATCGTTCTTACAACCTATTTATGTATCATGTAGCTGTAAAGAAACTCGGACGTATTCAAAATATAAATCCCTGTTTTATTAAGGCAGCTAatgtttttgaaatttaatggcCCACTCCTCCCTTGTCATCATGTCTGATATATTTGCAGGTCAAAGGTGAGATAAGATAGTATTACTCTTTAGGTGGAGATTTCATAACAATATTGTAGTCATcctttttacttctttttccATTGGTTCAATTACAAAATTTTCGCTTAAGTCCTGAAGCAATGTTgatgaaaaaaatagaaaaaaga
Above is a genomic segment from Bombus vancouverensis nearcticus chromosome 13, iyBomVanc1_principal, whole genome shotgun sequence containing:
- the LOC117160257 gene encoding uncharacterized protein LOC117160257, yielding MKFGVLFTVAAALLQGGYSSFVSIRMPYLNPAGVTYINNIGQEAQLAYSVPAKVEAEHIGYAAAQVPAVAAVPYVKHVPTVSHVPVTKIEAQPALLEKQLDVVKPAVSTRKFEVRRPAIQKQFFDIEERVVVRPAGSAVVELDQPTSKTQKGPAVIQPLFQHFSGLEASPSLPSLPSLPSLPSLPSLPSLPSLPSLPSLSSPVESSTPSSSSDDETVVVENPDFRRLGPQSQAGAPAAQARTNLNGGAQSNEPFVAHDPSPSVVVSPKSSPEEDKENQNRLIDLLTARGNVAEVGFGRYPSLSQSAAGDAGQVRGRVISATPAPEYAEPADERVSTRRVVVSRPIETLQEVNVVEPATKIERVSVQQPTYIKTARLDHVQVHSSVPVVGKAFAPTIAHAAVPVYQKTISPAYEYYH